The following are from one region of the Fusarium verticillioides 7600 chromosome 1, whole genome shotgun sequence genome:
- a CDS encoding hypothetical protein (At least one base has a quality score < 10) — MAQHGFNQFGNGHSGASIDPNDLAMSGGYSPSFNNFNSNSGNGTNGFTNSSAMFDDDELLDGLNAPPVTQSGIAGQGQDFSGLSMGGFSQNAFPHRNSGLQIDQSHMNGYSSTPDGDPIQSPFNTGFNTQYRQMQGHSLGTSLHSPLSYNESPLAGAMNADSNDPNFLNAKARARMSQQMQRKTSNSRSPMSPMTPKTATLHGMTIGSQESPGFGGQAMKSANGQWLNTPAGSIPASYNSGYSSPMQPGMNQISEVMMKGGTSMPAKLGVASNAVSSQEMKRKRRRESHNLVERRRRDNINERIQDLSRLVPTHRLEDEKIRKLIQNGTPLSPSLTGIASPQATSGLAGPGARRATGNTAGNITTGLPIEDKDKGPNKGDILNGAVSWTRDLMWMLHLKLQQQEEMMNTIAELGGHFPFEMTEDERRMQTELMDAITKSENGTFSYSRTAGSGLRVPHHTDYRGDSLSGGGGSLDPVAISPDDNLDLNDTNQFWHDPDDNNSGHASVNFKEEDEYDMDLTQ, encoded by the coding sequence ATGGCTCAGCACGGTTTCAACCAATTTGGCAACGGCCACAGCGGGGCGAGTATCGACCCTAACGATCTCGCCATGTCAGGTGGTTATTCTCCttcattcaacaacttcaactcGAACTCTGGAAACGGCACAAATGGATTCACGAATAGCTCCGCTATgttcgatgatgatgagcttttGGATGGTCTAAATGCACCTCCTGTTACCCAGTCCGGAATCGCGGGTCAGGGCCAGGACTTTTCAGGACTAAGTATGGGTGGCTTCTCTCAGAATGCATTCCCTCATCGTAATTCGGGTCTGCAAATCGACCAGTCACATATGAACGGGTACTCGAGTACCCCCGATGGAGATCCCATTCAAAGCCCATTCAATACTGGTTTCAACACCCAGTACCGACAAATGCAAGGCCACTCACTCGGTACCTCTTTGCATTCCCCATTATCCTACAACGAATCTCCACTGGCGGGCGCCATGAACGCCGATAGCAACGATCCGAACTTCCTCAACGCTAAAGCGAGAGCCAGAATGTCCCAGCAGATGCAGCGGAAGACATCCAATAGTCGTAGCCCTATGTCACCTATGACCCCCAAAACCGCTACCCTTCACGGAATGACAATTGGATCGCAGGAGTCTCCCGGTTTCGGCGGTCAAGCCATGAAGTCAGCCAATGGGCAGTGGCTCAACACCCCTGCTGGAAGCATCCCTGCATCTTACAATTCTGGGTACTCCTCTCCTATGCAGCCTGGCATGAATCAAATCAGTGAGGTTATGATGAAGGGTGGTACTTCGATGCCCGCGAAGCTTGGTGTCGCTTCAAACGCCGTTTCCTctcaggagatgaagaggaaacGGCGCCGAGAGTCCCACAACCTTGTTGAACGTCGTCGACGAGATAACATCAACGAAAGGATTCAGGATCTCAGTCGGCTCGTCCCCACCCACCGtctggaggatgagaagatccGAAAGCTTATCCAGAACGGGACACCTCTCTCTCCATCGTTGACTGGAATCGCTAGCCCTCAAGCAACGTCTGGTCTCGCAGGACCAGGAGCTCGAAGAGCCACTGGAAACACCGCAGGTAATATTACGACAGGTCTCCCTatcgaggacaaggacaagggtcCCAACAAGGGTGACATCCTCAACGGCGCCGTCAGTTGGACGCGAGATCTCATGTGGATGCTCCATCTTAAACTTCAAcagcaggaggagatgatgaacacTATCGCTGAACTGGGTGGGCACTTCCCCTTCGAAATGACAGAAGATGAGCGACGGATGCAAACCGAGCTCATGGACGCTATAACAAAGAGCGAGAACGGTACTTTCTCTTACTCGCGAACAGCTGGATCTGGTCTGCGAGTTCCTCACCATACCGATTATCGGGGCGACTCTCTGTCAGGCGGAGGAGGCAGCCTCGATCCTGTTGCCATCAGCCCGGATGACAACCTCGACTTGAATGACACCAACCAATTTTGGCACGATCCGGATGACAACAACAGTGGCCACGCTTCAGTCAACTtcaaagaagaggatgaatATGACATGGATCTTACGCAGTAA
- a CDS encoding hypothetical protein (At least one base has a quality score < 10), translating into MMNEPAPSFFPICNNTERGRKTLLETFGLSSRYTNVTRPTRVKSSLPEPLRSVILTTTRRFEIFCDNDGGLRAGARGQGEGRRMGKCPAHDRAQKKKFEGGESIACSNSR; encoded by the coding sequence ATGATGAACGAGCCCGCACCAAGTTTCTTCCCTATATGTAACAACACCGAACGTGGGCGGAAAACACTGCTAGAAACCTTTGGACTCTCGTCTAGGTATACGAATGTCACCAGGCCGACAagagtcaagtcaagtctcCCCGAACCACTCCGCTCAGTGATTCTCACGACAACCAGACGCTTCGAGATATTCTGCGACAATGATGGTGGGCTTCGAGCTGGGGCGCGTGGCCAGGGAGagggaagaaggatgggAAAGTGTCCAGCGCATGACCGagcacagaagaagaagttcgaGGGAGGGGAGTCGATTGCATGTAGCAATTCCCGATGA